One Etheostoma spectabile isolate EspeVRDwgs_2016 chromosome 12, UIUC_Espe_1.0, whole genome shotgun sequence genomic window carries:
- the LOC116699470 gene encoding cysteine/serine-rich nuclear protein 1 isoform X2: MRGTLKRKFAEVDDNPCYSSSPPSSLSSPASSGWESDGESGPSDNQDFPTHSPSPTRLPIRSILKRPKLGGAQNNVCFDQVMVFSFPRCQGFTSVPSRGGATLGMMQRHSTFQKYTVAEHALERRNRRRERLRERRRKEKLEALKYKLITSGAIDQKEAHRLTVDQTPDEDNDIHISDAELEDGGFLQPYSSKQRQALLQAAGVKRIDREEKRQLHALRISREACGCDCQGFCEPETCACSLAGIKCQEDRINFPCGCTKDGCGNIQGRIEFNSRRVQTHYFHTIMKLELERRLQDETLDQKDQTGLPDDLQQYVDQEEAHPVESAQDKSCPFGFPMEEDGLPLTMPATPSFHFTPERLVVEENSCSSDLTESCCSSSDSDAGGCPNGSQNLPDVNEGLSRALNICDSENDNYSTCSQRRHIGEPLMQHSSNSATYSTPTDSMGPLAANTFTDNMSRTSLTDYLDENANQARDFFDNDSLEGFPNTPSPTVDYSSGRYMDLSLSSDSDIEFFDSDYTSGPLHSSFKVHRHPDSFCHLQLFSSVNLPQYESSAYLLESLIGLTEPGPEQGDEVSNTQLL; encoded by the exons ATGAGAGGCACCCTGAAGAGAAAGTTTGCAGAGGTGGATGACAATCCCTGCtactcctcctctcctccgtcctccctctcctcccctgcCTCTTCCGGATGGGAGTCTGATGGGGAGAGCGGCCCCTCTGACAACCAGGATTTCCCAACTCACAGTCCTTCACCCACCCGTTTACCCA TTCGGTCCATCCTGAAAAGGCCCAAGCTTGGAGGTGCACAGAACAACGTGTGCTTTGACCAAGTGATGGTGTTCAGTTTCCCACGCTGCCAAGGCTTCACCAGTGTGCCCAGTCGTGGAGGTGCCACCCTGGGCATGATGCAGAGGCACAGCACCTTTCAAAAATACACAGTGGCAGAGCATGCACTGGAGCGACGCAACAGACGCAGAGAGAGGCTCAGAGAAAGacggagaaaagaaaaactcgAGGCATTGAAATACAAA TTGATCACCAGTGGGGCCATTGACCAGAAAGAAGCACACAGGCTTACGGTGGATCAGACCCCAGATGAAGACAATGACATCCACATTAGTGATGCTGAGCTTGAGGATGGAGGTTTCCTTCAGCCGTACTCCTCCAAACAGCGGCAGGCTCTCCTCCAGGCAGCGGGGGTGAAGCGCATAGACAGGGAGGAGAAGAGGCAGCTTCATGCCCTGCGTATCTCCAGGGAGGCCTGTGGATGTGACTGCCAAGGTTTTTGTGAGCCAGAGACCTGCGCATGCAGTCTGGCAGGAATCAAGTGTCAG GAGGACCGCATCAATTTCCCATGTGGCTGCACCAAGGATGGCTGTGGAAACATTCAGGGACGCATCGAGTTCAACTCCAGACGTGTGCAGACTCATTATTTCCACACCATTATGAAACTCGAACTGGAGAGGCGACTGCAAGATGAAACACTTGACCAAAAGGACCAGACTGGACTTCCAGATGACCTTCAACAGTATGTGGACCAGGAAGAGGCCCATCCGGTGGAGAGTGCACAGGACAAGAGCTGCCCCTTTGGGTTCCCCATGGAGGAAGATGGTCTTCCTCTCACCATGCCTGCCACACCTTCCTTTCATTTCACCCCAGAGCGGTTGGTAGTGGAGGAGAACAGCTGCAGCAGCGACTTGACAGAATCCTGTTGCTCCTCCTCTGACTCTGATGCAGGAGGATGCCCAAACGGGAGTCAGAATCTCCCTGATGTTAACGAAGGGTTGTCACGTGCCCTCAACATCTGTGACTCTGAAAATGATAACTACTCTACGTGCAGCCAACGGAGGCACATAGGAGAACCACTAATGCAGCACAGCAGCAACTCTGCCACGTACAGCACACCTACTGACAGTATGGGGCCACTTGCAGCCAACACATTCACAGACAATATGAGCAGGACCTCACTGACAGATTACCTCGATGAGAATGCAAACCAAGCTAGAGATTTCTTTGACAATGACTCTCTTGAGGGCTTCCCCAACACTCCCTCCCCCACTGTGGACTATTCTTCCGGCAGGTACATGGACCTGAGTCTGTCCTCTGACTCTGACATTGAGTTCTTCGACAGTGACTACACCTCTGGACCTCTGCACAGTTCTTTCAAAGTACACAGACACCCAGACAGCTTTTGCCACCTCCAGCTGTTCAGCTCTGTTAATTTGCCACAGTACGAGTCGAGCGCCTATCTACTAGAGTCTCTGATCGGCCTGACAGAGCCAGGCCCAGAGCAGGGTGATGAAGTCAGCAACACCCAGCTTTTATAG
- the LOC116699470 gene encoding cysteine/serine-rich nuclear protein 1 isoform X1 has translation MRGTLKRKFAEVDDNPCYSSSPPSSLSSPASSGWESDGESGPSDNQDFPTHSPSPTRLPTVRSILKRPKLGGAQNNVCFDQVMVFSFPRCQGFTSVPSRGGATLGMMQRHSTFQKYTVAEHALERRNRRRERLRERRRKEKLEALKYKLITSGAIDQKEAHRLTVDQTPDEDNDIHISDAELEDGGFLQPYSSKQRQALLQAAGVKRIDREEKRQLHALRISREACGCDCQGFCEPETCACSLAGIKCQEDRINFPCGCTKDGCGNIQGRIEFNSRRVQTHYFHTIMKLELERRLQDETLDQKDQTGLPDDLQQYVDQEEAHPVESAQDKSCPFGFPMEEDGLPLTMPATPSFHFTPERLVVEENSCSSDLTESCCSSSDSDAGGCPNGSQNLPDVNEGLSRALNICDSENDNYSTCSQRRHIGEPLMQHSSNSATYSTPTDSMGPLAANTFTDNMSRTSLTDYLDENANQARDFFDNDSLEGFPNTPSPTVDYSSGRYMDLSLSSDSDIEFFDSDYTSGPLHSSFKVHRHPDSFCHLQLFSSVNLPQYESSAYLLESLIGLTEPGPEQGDEVSNTQLL, from the exons ATGAGAGGCACCCTGAAGAGAAAGTTTGCAGAGGTGGATGACAATCCCTGCtactcctcctctcctccgtcctccctctcctcccctgcCTCTTCCGGATGGGAGTCTGATGGGGAGAGCGGCCCCTCTGACAACCAGGATTTCCCAACTCACAGTCCTTCACCCACCCGTTTACCCA CAGTTCGGTCCATCCTGAAAAGGCCCAAGCTTGGAGGTGCACAGAACAACGTGTGCTTTGACCAAGTGATGGTGTTCAGTTTCCCACGCTGCCAAGGCTTCACCAGTGTGCCCAGTCGTGGAGGTGCCACCCTGGGCATGATGCAGAGGCACAGCACCTTTCAAAAATACACAGTGGCAGAGCATGCACTGGAGCGACGCAACAGACGCAGAGAGAGGCTCAGAGAAAGacggagaaaagaaaaactcgAGGCATTGAAATACAAA TTGATCACCAGTGGGGCCATTGACCAGAAAGAAGCACACAGGCTTACGGTGGATCAGACCCCAGATGAAGACAATGACATCCACATTAGTGATGCTGAGCTTGAGGATGGAGGTTTCCTTCAGCCGTACTCCTCCAAACAGCGGCAGGCTCTCCTCCAGGCAGCGGGGGTGAAGCGCATAGACAGGGAGGAGAAGAGGCAGCTTCATGCCCTGCGTATCTCCAGGGAGGCCTGTGGATGTGACTGCCAAGGTTTTTGTGAGCCAGAGACCTGCGCATGCAGTCTGGCAGGAATCAAGTGTCAG GAGGACCGCATCAATTTCCCATGTGGCTGCACCAAGGATGGCTGTGGAAACATTCAGGGACGCATCGAGTTCAACTCCAGACGTGTGCAGACTCATTATTTCCACACCATTATGAAACTCGAACTGGAGAGGCGACTGCAAGATGAAACACTTGACCAAAAGGACCAGACTGGACTTCCAGATGACCTTCAACAGTATGTGGACCAGGAAGAGGCCCATCCGGTGGAGAGTGCACAGGACAAGAGCTGCCCCTTTGGGTTCCCCATGGAGGAAGATGGTCTTCCTCTCACCATGCCTGCCACACCTTCCTTTCATTTCACCCCAGAGCGGTTGGTAGTGGAGGAGAACAGCTGCAGCAGCGACTTGACAGAATCCTGTTGCTCCTCCTCTGACTCTGATGCAGGAGGATGCCCAAACGGGAGTCAGAATCTCCCTGATGTTAACGAAGGGTTGTCACGTGCCCTCAACATCTGTGACTCTGAAAATGATAACTACTCTACGTGCAGCCAACGGAGGCACATAGGAGAACCACTAATGCAGCACAGCAGCAACTCTGCCACGTACAGCACACCTACTGACAGTATGGGGCCACTTGCAGCCAACACATTCACAGACAATATGAGCAGGACCTCACTGACAGATTACCTCGATGAGAATGCAAACCAAGCTAGAGATTTCTTTGACAATGACTCTCTTGAGGGCTTCCCCAACACTCCCTCCCCCACTGTGGACTATTCTTCCGGCAGGTACATGGACCTGAGTCTGTCCTCTGACTCTGACATTGAGTTCTTCGACAGTGACTACACCTCTGGACCTCTGCACAGTTCTTTCAAAGTACACAGACACCCAGACAGCTTTTGCCACCTCCAGCTGTTCAGCTCTGTTAATTTGCCACAGTACGAGTCGAGCGCCTATCTACTAGAGTCTCTGATCGGCCTGACAGAGCCAGGCCCAGAGCAGGGTGATGAAGTCAGCAACACCCAGCTTTTATAG